In Symmachiella dynata, the following are encoded in one genomic region:
- the solA gene encoding N-methyl-L-tryptophan oxidase: MSATYDFIVLGAGGFGSSAFYHLAKRGARVLGLEQFDAAHDRGSSHGETRVIRKAYFEHPDYVPLLQRAYDLWRELEAECGRTLYHEVGLLLGGLPGSGVITGAKIAAERHNLRLETLTSTEAAERFPAYRIPQKFAVLYEPEAGYLEVESCVRAHLDAAVNRGADLHVNEKVLEWKVDGPVVRVRTERGEYEAGGLVMTAGAWSSRRLAELKIPLQVLRKIMFWYETPLEKFDAAAGNGCFFFETANGEFYGFPRIDGKVKLAEHGGGDLVEDPISLDRKLHPEDSAWPGKFVESFMPDLPTRAAQHVVCMYTKTPDSHFIVDRHPEHDNVVIGAGFSGHGFKFTSSIGESLADLVDQKRTSLPIEFLSLGRKALRT; the protein is encoded by the coding sequence ATGTCGGCAACATATGACTTTATCGTGCTGGGAGCCGGAGGATTTGGCAGCAGCGCGTTCTATCATTTAGCAAAACGCGGCGCGCGGGTGTTGGGGCTGGAGCAGTTCGACGCGGCTCATGACCGAGGAAGCTCGCATGGGGAAACGCGGGTGATCCGCAAGGCGTATTTCGAGCACCCCGACTACGTGCCGCTCTTGCAGCGGGCCTATGATCTGTGGCGAGAACTTGAGGCGGAGTGCGGGCGAACACTGTATCACGAGGTGGGCCTACTGCTGGGAGGCTTGCCCGGTTCGGGTGTGATAACCGGGGCGAAGATCGCAGCGGAGCGACACAATTTGCGGCTGGAGACACTCACGTCCACCGAAGCGGCCGAACGTTTTCCGGCGTATCGCATCCCGCAAAAATTCGCGGTGTTGTATGAACCCGAGGCGGGTTATCTTGAGGTTGAGTCGTGTGTCCGGGCGCATTTGGATGCGGCTGTGAATCGCGGCGCGGACTTGCACGTCAATGAGAAAGTTCTCGAGTGGAAGGTGGACGGGCCGGTGGTGCGCGTCCGCACTGAACGAGGTGAATATGAGGCAGGAGGTCTGGTGATGACGGCCGGTGCGTGGAGCAGCAGGCGACTTGCTGAATTAAAGATCCCTTTGCAAGTTCTGCGCAAGATCATGTTCTGGTATGAAACGCCGCTGGAAAAGTTCGATGCGGCAGCCGGCAACGGTTGCTTCTTTTTCGAGACGGCCAATGGGGAGTTTTACGGCTTTCCACGGATTGATGGAAAGGTGAAACTGGCGGAGCACGGTGGGGGGGACCTGGTTGAGGATCCGATTTCTCTCGATCGCAAATTGCACCCGGAGGACAGCGCCTGGCCGGGCAAGTTTGTGGAGAGTTTTATGCCCGATCTTCCCACCCGCGCGGCGCAGCACGTGGTTTGCATGTATACCAAAACACCCGACAGCCATTTCATCGTCGACCGGCATCCGGAGCACGACAACGTGGTGATCGGCGCGGGTTTTTCGGGGCATGGCTTTAAGTTTACCTCGTCGATCGGCGAAAGTCTGGCTGATTTGGTTGATCAAAAACGAACTTCGCTGCCGATTGAGTTTCTGTCGTTGGGCCGTAAGGCATTGCGAACGTAG
- a CDS encoding PQQ-binding-like beta-propeller repeat protein → MPLLAQLTLVVTLFMAAPTNLTAGDWPMFRYDAGRTASSPHELPTDLQLQWVREYSPRITVWDDPLNQDLMKYDRVFEPIVLGDTLYIGFNDSDKVVALDTKTGAEKWRVYVDGPVRFPPAAEDGKVYFVSDDGFLYCVSAETGEEIWKFRGGPSDRRILGNERLISTWPARGAPVLREGTVYFAASIWPFMGTFIYALDAETGQIQWVNDGTGADYLQQPHNYPAFAGVAPQGCLVATEDKLIIPGGRSIPAVFDRETGRFEYFHLAKYGKSGGSWAFANDDIFFGHERDDEYSRFDIKTGNSLGRSKGKQPVVSDDGYYYCGDSIIKRTLDAPGNAAWELEADANNDMIRAGDRLYAAGKDGITIIQLPKNGEPQQIVGRIPVEGDVKRLIAADDRLFAVTLDGKIMAFGADEVAQPVVIADKPTENKLDEQTEEFVKETLHATDDPSGYAVMYGVQDDDTLEAFARQTDFNIVGVSPDAEVVEKLRRRLDDAGLYGSRIALHVGEVDSFDVPPYFSSFTTGIRVDDPETLKTVFESLRPYGGRALFVGESEANKKLIEQAGLEGVHHGRMGDISIVTRKGALPGAGDWTHQYGNIRNTIKSDDKLVKLPLGILWFGGSSNMDVLPRHGHGPPEQIIGGRLYIQGMDSLSARDVYTGRVIWKTLLKNLGTYGTFFDQTYKNTPLSTEYNQVHIPGSNARGTNFIATEDKIYIIEGKFIRVLDARDGSTVSSIPLPKNADGESAESWGYLGVDGDALIAGAGFADFSKKLNMPHDQSDKRRSKWRFTDYDKSASAALVVMDRQTGKIRWQANAQHGFLHNAITAMDGVLYCLDKLPPNLEEKLRRRGQAKPETYKLTAYDLQTGEPLWQTNENVFGTWLSCSQEHGLMLQSTRPSNDTVRSEDGSRMIAYKAKTGEVVWDKPLKYSTPPILHGEDIIAGGKMYSLLTGDVRYRTDPITGQKAEWTFSSTKGCNYPIASENLITFRSSAAAFFDLTTDGGTGHFGGFKSGCTSNLIAAGGLLNAPDYTRTCRCSFQNQTSLAMVHMPGLEIWTHNDFAYDGNRVKQVGINFGAPGDRRADNDTLWMEFPSVGGPSPNIDVSVNGDIQYFRHHASRIDGEQPWVAASGVTGAQDIVIHLTPKQDEQGGLQVPVKQDSDDAEEASNGDVSLGSSDLELVEDSSSQTVGIRFQKVPIPRGTKIKSAYIQFKVDEPSSAAADMTITAEATANAAEFTTKPDNLSSRKRTKAQVNWKPKPWLKEGDTGPDQRTADLTALLQEIVDGPDWKPGNAVAFLIEGSGSHVAKARDRDKQGAPQLVLDLGDSAPKKEKVAIRPYTVRLFFTEPDSTMQPGQRQFDVTLQDSTVLKDFDITAAAEGPQRAVIREFHGIPIEETLTIGLKTTGPHKAVLSGVEVIAED, encoded by the coding sequence ATGCCACTCCTTGCTCAACTGACACTCGTCGTCACCTTGTTCATGGCCGCGCCCACGAACCTAACCGCCGGCGATTGGCCGATGTTTCGTTACGATGCCGGACGCACCGCCTCATCGCCACACGAACTGCCGACCGACCTGCAGTTGCAATGGGTCCGAGAGTACTCGCCTCGCATCACAGTCTGGGACGATCCACTCAATCAAGACCTGATGAAATACGATCGGGTATTTGAACCGATCGTTCTGGGGGACACACTCTACATCGGATTCAACGACAGCGACAAAGTCGTCGCGCTCGACACCAAAACCGGTGCGGAAAAATGGCGAGTCTATGTCGACGGCCCGGTGCGATTTCCTCCAGCAGCGGAAGATGGCAAAGTCTATTTTGTCAGCGACGATGGATTTTTGTATTGCGTAAGTGCCGAGACCGGCGAAGAAATCTGGAAATTCCGCGGCGGCCCCTCCGATCGCCGCATCCTGGGCAATGAACGATTGATCTCCACGTGGCCCGCACGCGGCGCTCCGGTGCTTCGCGAAGGGACAGTCTATTTCGCTGCCAGCATTTGGCCCTTCATGGGAACATTCATCTACGCCCTCGATGCCGAAACCGGCCAGATCCAATGGGTCAATGACGGCACCGGCGCGGATTACCTACAACAACCTCACAACTATCCCGCGTTTGCCGGCGTCGCTCCCCAAGGCTGCTTGGTAGCCACCGAGGACAAGTTGATCATCCCCGGCGGACGCTCGATCCCCGCCGTGTTCGACCGGGAGACCGGCCGTTTTGAATACTTCCATCTTGCCAAATACGGCAAGTCCGGAGGGTCCTGGGCATTCGCCAACGACGATATCTTTTTCGGCCACGAACGCGATGACGAATACTCCCGCTTCGATATCAAAACCGGAAACTCCCTGGGACGCAGCAAAGGCAAACAACCCGTTGTTTCCGACGATGGCTATTATTATTGCGGCGACTCCATCATCAAACGCACGCTCGATGCTCCCGGCAATGCCGCCTGGGAACTCGAAGCCGATGCCAACAACGACATGATCCGCGCCGGCGATCGGCTGTACGCCGCCGGCAAAGATGGCATCACCATCATTCAACTCCCCAAAAACGGCGAGCCTCAACAAATCGTCGGCCGCATCCCGGTCGAGGGCGATGTCAAACGACTCATCGCCGCCGACGACCGCCTATTCGCAGTCACGCTCGACGGCAAGATCATGGCATTCGGTGCCGACGAGGTCGCCCAGCCAGTCGTTATTGCTGATAAGCCGACTGAGAACAAACTGGATGAGCAAACCGAAGAATTCGTCAAAGAAACCCTGCATGCTACCGACGATCCCAGTGGGTATGCGGTCATGTACGGCGTGCAGGATGACGATACGCTCGAAGCATTTGCGCGGCAAACAGACTTTAACATTGTCGGTGTCAGCCCCGATGCCGAAGTCGTCGAAAAACTACGACGACGGTTGGATGATGCCGGACTTTACGGTAGTCGTATCGCCTTGCACGTCGGCGAGGTCGACAGCTTCGATGTGCCCCCTTACTTCTCATCATTCACCACCGGCATTCGTGTCGACGATCCAGAAACACTCAAAACGGTTTTTGAAAGCCTGCGTCCCTACGGGGGCCGAGCGTTGTTCGTGGGTGAATCCGAAGCGAACAAAAAGTTGATCGAGCAGGCCGGTTTAGAAGGCGTACACCATGGACGGATGGGAGACATCAGCATTGTCACCCGTAAAGGGGCACTCCCCGGTGCGGGCGATTGGACACACCAATACGGCAATATCCGCAACACGATCAAATCCGACGACAAGCTCGTCAAACTGCCTTTGGGGATTTTGTGGTTCGGCGGCAGTTCCAACATGGACGTCCTCCCCCGTCACGGACACGGCCCCCCGGAACAGATCATCGGTGGACGGCTCTACATCCAAGGCATGGACAGCTTAAGCGCCCGTGACGTTTACACTGGCCGCGTGATCTGGAAAACCCTGCTCAAAAACCTCGGCACCTACGGTACGTTTTTTGACCAGACCTACAAAAACACACCGCTGAGCACTGAATACAATCAAGTCCACATTCCCGGTTCCAATGCGCGAGGCACGAACTTTATCGCGACTGAGGACAAAATCTACATCATCGAAGGGAAATTTATCCGAGTGTTGGATGCCCGCGATGGATCAACCGTCTCTTCCATTCCGCTTCCCAAAAATGCAGATGGCGAGTCGGCGGAAAGCTGGGGTTATTTGGGAGTCGACGGAGATGCACTCATCGCCGGAGCCGGCTTTGCCGACTTCTCCAAGAAGCTCAATATGCCGCACGACCAAAGTGACAAACGTCGCAGCAAGTGGCGGTTCACCGATTACGATAAATCGGCCAGCGCTGCTCTGGTGGTCATGGATCGGCAAACCGGAAAAATTCGCTGGCAAGCCAACGCCCAACACGGATTTTTGCACAACGCCATCACAGCCATGGACGGTGTCTTGTATTGCTTAGACAAATTGCCCCCCAACTTGGAAGAGAAACTCCGCCGCCGCGGACAAGCCAAGCCCGAAACCTACAAGTTGACCGCCTACGACCTGCAAACGGGCGAACCGCTGTGGCAGACCAACGAAAATGTCTTCGGCACCTGGCTGAGTTGCTCCCAGGAGCACGGTCTCATGTTGCAATCAACCCGCCCCTCAAATGACACAGTCCGCTCCGAAGATGGATCGAGAATGATCGCCTACAAGGCGAAAACTGGTGAGGTCGTCTGGGACAAGCCGCTGAAATATTCCACTCCACCGATCCTGCATGGCGAGGACATTATCGCCGGCGGAAAAATGTATAGTCTACTCACCGGCGATGTCCGGTATCGTACGGACCCCATCACCGGTCAAAAAGCGGAATGGACGTTCTCCTCGACCAAGGGGTGCAACTACCCCATCGCCAGCGAGAATTTGATCACCTTCCGCTCTTCGGCGGCTGCGTTTTTTGATCTCACCACCGATGGCGGGACGGGACACTTCGGCGGATTCAAATCGGGCTGCACGTCCAACTTGATCGCCGCCGGTGGTTTGCTCAACGCTCCCGATTACACCCGCACCTGCCGCTGTTCCTTCCAAAACCAAACCTCCCTGGCGATGGTGCACATGCCGGGGCTGGAAATCTGGACGCACAATGACTTCGCCTATGATGGCAACCGTGTTAAACAAGTCGGTATTAATTTCGGAGCGCCGGGCGATCGTCGCGCTGATAACGACACGCTGTGGATGGAGTTCCCCAGTGTGGGCGGCCCCTCTCCGAATATCGATGTCAGCGTCAACGGAGACATCCAGTATTTCCGACACCACGCATCGCGAATCGACGGTGAGCAACCCTGGGTTGCCGCTTCGGGAGTTACCGGTGCGCAAGACATTGTGATCCATCTCACGCCAAAACAGGATGAGCAAGGCGGACTGCAAGTCCCAGTCAAACAGGACAGCGACGATGCTGAAGAAGCCTCGAACGGTGACGTCTCGCTGGGAAGCAGCGACCTGGAATTGGTTGAAGATAGCAGCAGCCAAACAGTTGGGATTCGTTTCCAGAAGGTCCCCATCCCCCGCGGCACCAAAATTAAGTCCGCTTACATTCAATTCAAGGTCGATGAGCCTTCCAGCGCCGCAGCCGATATGACCATCACCGCCGAAGCCACCGCCAACGCTGCGGAATTCACAACAAAACCAGACAACCTCTCCTCCCGCAAGCGAACGAAGGCCCAAGTCAATTGGAAGCCCAAACCATGGCTCAAAGAGGGAGACACCGGCCCCGATCAACGCACCGCCGATTTAACGGCCCTACTGCAGGAAATCGTCGACGGTCCTGACTGGAAACCGGGCAACGCCGTTGCCTTTCTCATCGAAGGCTCAGGCAGCCACGTCGCCAAGGCTCGCGACCGCGACAAACAGGGAGCCCCGCAGTTGGTCTTGGATCTTGGGGACAGTGCCCCTAAGAAAGAGAAAGTCGCCATCCGGCCCTACACCGTGCGACTCTTCTTCACCGAGCCCGATTCCACAATGCAACCGGGCCAGCGACAATTCGATGTCACATTACAGGACTCAACGGTTCTCAAAGACTTCGACATCACCGCCGCCGCTGAGGGCCCCCAACGTGCCGTAATACGCGAGTTCCACGGCATCCCCATCGAAGAAACCCTCACCATCGGCTTAAAGACCACCGGCCCCCACAAGGCCGTCCTATCGGGCGTGGAGGTAATCGCCGAGGATTAA
- a CDS encoding AAA family ATPase — MKITDISIDHCGVWHNLNLPLSDPGMSVFYGPNEAGKSTLMRFVRGMLYDFKSSGPGDSGGQSELKNVAGSLTLSTESGSYRIERHYTQGVENAVTIIGPNGDRVERDEFVELLGGVDQEVFHRVFAVGLRELQKLASLHEDQVAEKIYGLTLGPQSQRILHALDDIDQKSRKLIGANPQHGRLPELFGERDRLKAELDALAGLKERHRELSDSQHKLQSEIDDINTRQEGIESQLRGHLYMQRAYAPWNRVRAVKDELSQLPVVDSFPENGIERLDEIELQLAEAAEKRDRLKKQAKQNLEQAATFGGNKDIAKYEVTLQGLVDQRDWIAELEQQISHAQSKYDDLEKQVLERQPQWGEGHIADPAAEFDTSPNAYARLVSTARAFKRVVARREKTKRRAKRLNKLCQSQQEKLAAGLSRYRVDSAQDALVAVRERLTSMETLGELKLNERELHKRQLSFDELREHTEIRLALPASYYICTWAVTACGVLSILVGAFQGVMNQMTIGAVFALIGCMLVMLSRLAKHHFEQGVDGRLKEISLAADQNFEQLRNVREEILEVLGDSPGKADDGNWLPEAEEMRSCAREIADLERLAVSERKLERNRQRLENANNAIYESQRNVAGARQSWQQLLSQLGLPETLDVNEAFTIWQSLVELSHARQEFRIAKIELKSRRQMYTSFCRRIAAVGRRMHEWEHNFDQPLVVLDHWEEQLKALHGGRDERRRLRREARDLARNAAESRAAVEDYKTQRTALLREAGAADREDFELRSQALSRRILLERQLQQANEDLRTAGESDNELAVTEEDLELFDADHNTECIDLLKMEQEDLRNDLQEAYKNQGSLRRELEVIEADQQSRHLRREIAQVQQRIHTAGAEWFALQRAKLAVEQMRHHVERTRQPVTIADASRYLTRITCGKYRNIWTPLGKRSLRIDDEHGHSLSVESLSSGTREQLFLAIRMALIHDYARHGVTLPMVLDDVLVNFDENRTEAALEALSDFSRQGHQVLMFTCHRHLAHMAKTKGCEPIWLPSRTDTAEAA; from the coding sequence ATGAAGATCACAGACATTTCGATCGATCATTGCGGCGTGTGGCACAACTTAAACCTGCCACTGAGCGACCCGGGGATGAGTGTCTTTTATGGCCCCAACGAAGCGGGCAAGTCGACACTCATGCGCTTCGTGCGCGGCATGCTGTACGACTTCAAAAGCAGTGGACCAGGCGATTCTGGCGGGCAGTCGGAGCTAAAAAACGTTGCCGGCTCACTCACGCTTTCCACCGAAAGCGGATCCTATCGCATTGAACGCCATTACACGCAAGGCGTTGAGAATGCCGTCACGATTATCGGCCCCAACGGCGACCGCGTTGAGCGCGACGAATTCGTAGAATTATTAGGCGGCGTGGACCAAGAGGTTTTCCACCGCGTCTTTGCCGTGGGACTACGCGAGTTGCAAAAACTAGCGTCGCTCCATGAAGATCAAGTCGCCGAGAAAATCTACGGCTTAACGCTCGGACCGCAAAGCCAGCGGATCCTACATGCGCTGGATGACATCGACCAGAAATCGCGAAAACTGATCGGAGCCAATCCACAACACGGGCGTCTGCCGGAACTATTTGGCGAACGAGACCGCCTCAAAGCCGAACTCGATGCACTGGCGGGACTCAAAGAGCGCCATCGAGAACTGTCCGACTCGCAACACAAGTTGCAAAGCGAAATCGACGACATCAACACCCGCCAAGAGGGCATCGAATCACAACTCCGCGGCCATTTGTACATGCAACGGGCCTACGCCCCTTGGAATCGTGTTCGCGCAGTGAAAGACGAATTATCGCAGCTCCCCGTTGTGGACAGTTTTCCCGAAAACGGCATCGAACGGTTGGATGAAATCGAACTCCAACTCGCCGAAGCGGCCGAAAAACGCGACCGATTAAAAAAACAAGCCAAGCAAAATTTGGAACAAGCCGCCACGTTCGGCGGTAACAAAGACATCGCCAAATACGAAGTCACGCTGCAAGGTTTGGTCGACCAACGCGACTGGATTGCCGAACTGGAACAGCAAATTTCCCATGCGCAATCCAAATATGATGACCTGGAAAAGCAAGTCCTGGAACGCCAACCGCAATGGGGCGAAGGACACATCGCCGACCCAGCCGCTGAGTTCGACACCAGCCCCAACGCCTATGCACGGTTGGTGAGTACGGCCCGCGCCTTCAAACGCGTTGTCGCTCGCCGTGAAAAAACCAAACGGCGGGCCAAACGACTCAACAAGTTGTGCCAGTCGCAACAGGAAAAACTCGCCGCCGGATTGAGCCGTTATCGCGTCGACTCTGCACAAGATGCACTAGTCGCCGTCCGCGAACGACTCACCAGCATGGAGACGTTGGGAGAACTCAAACTCAACGAGCGCGAACTGCATAAACGCCAACTCAGTTTCGACGAATTACGCGAACATACCGAAATCCGCTTGGCCTTGCCGGCCAGTTACTACATTTGCACGTGGGCTGTCACCGCATGCGGCGTGTTGTCGATTCTAGTCGGTGCCTTCCAAGGCGTGATGAATCAAATGACCATCGGCGCCGTCTTCGCGCTGATCGGTTGTATGCTGGTCATGCTCAGCCGTTTGGCCAAACACCATTTCGAACAAGGTGTCGATGGCCGCTTAAAAGAAATTTCGTTAGCCGCCGATCAAAACTTCGAACAATTGCGGAACGTCCGCGAAGAAATCCTGGAAGTCCTGGGCGATTCTCCCGGCAAAGCCGATGATGGAAACTGGTTGCCCGAAGCGGAAGAGATGCGGAGTTGCGCGCGGGAAATCGCCGATTTGGAACGGCTGGCTGTTTCGGAACGCAAACTCGAACGAAATCGCCAACGCTTGGAAAACGCCAACAATGCTATTTACGAATCGCAGCGCAACGTTGCCGGAGCGCGACAGAGTTGGCAGCAACTCCTCTCGCAACTCGGACTCCCCGAAACGTTGGACGTGAATGAAGCCTTTACCATCTGGCAATCGCTCGTCGAATTGTCGCACGCTCGACAAGAATTTCGCATCGCAAAAATCGAACTCAAAAGCCGCCGGCAAATGTATACGTCATTCTGTCGCCGTATCGCCGCCGTCGGTCGCCGCATGCACGAATGGGAACACAATTTTGACCAACCCTTGGTCGTGTTGGACCATTGGGAAGAACAACTCAAAGCACTGCACGGGGGCCGTGACGAACGTCGTCGTCTCCGCCGCGAAGCTCGCGACCTAGCCCGCAATGCCGCCGAATCTCGCGCTGCGGTCGAAGACTACAAAACGCAACGCACCGCCCTGCTCCGCGAAGCCGGGGCTGCGGACCGCGAAGACTTTGAATTACGGTCACAAGCACTATCCCGCCGCATTTTACTTGAGCGACAACTCCAACAAGCCAACGAAGATCTGCGTACAGCCGGCGAAAGCGATAATGAACTCGCCGTGACCGAAGAAGACTTAGAACTGTTCGATGCCGACCACAATACGGAATGCATTGACCTGTTGAAGATGGAACAAGAAGACCTGCGAAACGACTTGCAGGAGGCCTACAAAAACCAAGGCAGTCTCCGCCGCGAATTGGAGGTCATCGAGGCCGACCAACAATCGCGACATCTCCGCCGGGAAATCGCACAAGTCCAACAACGCATCCATACCGCCGGAGCGGAATGGTTCGCCCTGCAGCGTGCCAAACTCGCCGTCGAACAGATGCGACACCATGTCGAACGCACCCGGCAACCGGTCACCATCGCCGATGCATCGCGCTACCTCACACGCATTACCTGCGGCAAGTACCGCAACATCTGGACCCCGCTCGGCAAACGCAGCCTGCGGATCGACGACGAACATGGCCACAGCCTGTCCGTTGAAAGCCTCAGCAGCGGCACGCGGGAACAATTGTTCCTGGCGATTCGCATGGCACTGATCCACGATTACGCCCGACACGGAGTCACGCTGCCAATGGTCTTGGACGACGTGCTGGTGAACTTCGACGAAAACCGGACCGAAGCCGCCCTCGAAGCCCTCTCCGATTTTTCCAGGCAAGGCCACCAAGTGTTAATGTTCACCTGCCATCGCCACCTGGCCCACATGGCCAAGACCAAAGGCTGCGAACCGATCTGGCTCCCCAGCCGCACCGACACCGCCGAAGCCGCCTAG
- a CDS encoding sulfatase, translated as MKSLAALFISALTVVAACGDRSVAAELVARPNIVLLLVDDLGWADIGCYGADLHETPHIDRLAESGLRFTDAYAAAAICSPTRAAIMTGKYPARIPMTIWHERAAAGPEQGRKLLPPKSLANLPHAEITLAEVLQQQGYLTAHIGKWHLGTAGYYPETQGFDINIGGTFWGAPATFYHPFAGAWSDGERRYVPGLGPGKPEDYLTDRLTDAAVKVIEEAGERPFFLNMCYHTVHSPIEGKSDIVERYRKKLKPGLRHKNPDYAAMVQSLDESVGRIMETLTRQGIADRTVVIFTSDNGGVVNPVRGQIPTTNAPLRSGKGAMYEGGIRVPLIVDWPGVTAAGAVCNQPVSSEDLYPTILEIAGADDRLQWNVVVDGVDLVPLLKDPAAEIPRDALYWHFPHYYPTTTPASAMRAGDWKLIEYFEGDRLELYNLRDDIGEQRDLAKSNPQKATAMLKQLRAWQKSVGAGIPSFNPNVDTAK; from the coding sequence ATGAAAAGTCTTGCCGCATTGTTTATCAGCGCATTGACCGTTGTGGCTGCGTGTGGAGATCGGTCGGTGGCGGCAGAACTGGTGGCGCGGCCGAATATTGTGTTGTTGTTGGTCGATGATTTGGGGTGGGCCGACATTGGGTGTTATGGGGCGGACCTGCATGAAACGCCGCACATCGATCGGTTAGCGGAATCAGGTTTGCGCTTTACCGACGCCTACGCGGCGGCTGCGATTTGTTCGCCGACGCGGGCGGCGATCATGACGGGGAAATACCCCGCGCGGATTCCCATGACCATCTGGCACGAACGGGCGGCCGCCGGACCGGAACAAGGCCGCAAGCTGTTGCCGCCGAAATCATTGGCGAATCTGCCGCATGCAGAAATCACGTTGGCCGAAGTATTACAGCAGCAAGGTTATTTGACGGCGCACATCGGCAAATGGCATTTGGGGACGGCTGGATATTATCCCGAGACACAGGGGTTCGACATCAACATTGGGGGGACGTTTTGGGGCGCCCCGGCGACGTTTTATCATCCGTTTGCCGGGGCGTGGTCGGACGGCGAACGGCGCTACGTGCCGGGACTTGGGCCGGGCAAACCGGAGGATTATCTGACCGATCGACTGACCGACGCGGCTGTCAAAGTGATTGAGGAAGCAGGAGAGCGTCCCTTCTTTTTGAACATGTGTTATCACACCGTGCATAGCCCGATTGAAGGGAAATCGGATATCGTGGAGCGGTACCGCAAGAAACTCAAGCCGGGGCTGCGCCACAAAAATCCCGACTATGCGGCGATGGTGCAGAGCCTGGATGAAAGCGTAGGACGAATTATGGAAACGCTGACTCGACAAGGGATCGCCGACCGGACGGTGGTGATTTTTACCTCGGATAACGGGGGCGTCGTGAATCCGGTGCGCGGGCAAATTCCGACGACCAATGCGCCGCTGCGGTCGGGCAAGGGGGCGATGTATGAAGGGGGGATTCGTGTGCCGTTGATAGTCGATTGGCCGGGGGTGACGGCTGCGGGAGCGGTTTGTAATCAACCGGTTTCTTCAGAGGATTTGTATCCCACAATTCTAGAGATTGCCGGAGCTGATGACCGGTTGCAGTGGAACGTTGTTGTCGATGGCGTTGATCTTGTGCCGTTGCTGAAAGATCCCGCTGCGGAGATTCCCCGCGATGCGCTGTATTGGCATTTTCCGCATTATTACCCAACGACCACACCGGCCAGCGCCATGCGGGCGGGGGATTGGAAGTTGATTGAGTACTTCGAAGGGGACCGCCTGGAACTTTACAATCTGCGCGATGATATCGGGGAGCAACGCGATTTGGCCAAGTCGAATCCACAGAAAGCAACAGCGATGCTGAAGCAGTTGCGGGCGTGGCAGAAGAGCGTCGGGGCGGGGATTCCGTCGTTCAATCCCAACGTAGACACCGCCAAATAA
- a CDS encoding methyltransferase domain-containing protein yields MNAVAKEVWTRMPVFVRRFLHSTKADLLARRSQNQQVGVAKNRNWQKFFSDQLSGTGLEIGALHQPMLTHDRMQVDYIDRLTTAELRLQYPELNELPLVEPNLIGDGETLANVADDSYDFLIASHVIEHMKNPLGSLEQWCRVVKPGGKVYLAIPDKRATFDVNRTRTSLAHLILDYQRPSADRDYEHYLDYANLVNHTSGDAAIAEADRLWAIDYSIHFHVFVPEDITELVNWFSAHVAPVKILTGPVMNAGSHEFHMLLQVD; encoded by the coding sequence GTGAATGCAGTTGCAAAAGAAGTGTGGACGCGAATGCCGGTTTTTGTAAGACGATTCCTGCATTCGACCAAAGCCGATCTGCTCGCGAGACGCTCGCAAAATCAACAAGTCGGTGTCGCGAAGAATAGGAACTGGCAGAAATTTTTCTCCGACCAGCTATCCGGCACAGGGTTGGAGATCGGAGCGCTGCACCAACCGATGCTGACCCATGATCGGATGCAGGTCGACTATATCGATCGTCTGACCACAGCGGAGTTGCGGCTACAGTACCCCGAACTCAACGAGTTGCCGTTGGTTGAGCCAAACCTGATTGGTGATGGGGAAACGTTGGCGAACGTGGCCGATGACAGCTACGATTTTCTGATTGCCTCGCATGTTATCGAACACATGAAAAACCCGCTGGGCTCTTTGGAGCAATGGTGCCGCGTGGTCAAGCCGGGAGGGAAAGTTTATCTCGCGATTCCGGACAAACGGGCGACCTTTGATGTGAATCGCACGCGGACCTCGCTGGCGCATCTGATCTTGGATTACCAGCGTCCCTCAGCAGATCGTGACTACGAACACTACCTCGACTACGCAAACCTGGTGAATCACACCAGTGGTGACGCAGCGATTGCAGAGGCTGACCGACTTTGGGCAATCGACTATAGCATCCATTTCCATGTCTTCGTTCCTGAGGACATCACGGAACTGGTGAATTGGTTTTCCGCTCACGTCGCGCCGGTCAAAATTCTGACAGGGCCGGTGATGAATGCCGGCAGCCACGAATTCCACATGCTGCTTCAAGTGGACTGA